The DNA segment AAAATCACTCAACCACCAATAATCACAACTATTTTAAAATCTTCTCATATCTATTTCCATCACTAAGTACCGAAACAGCTTCCAAAATCTCAGGATTATGGTTAGAATGATAGTTATACATACCGTCCCTGTAAAAATAACGCTTTAAAATTTCGTCGCTTAGCAATGATTTAATCTCTGCTTTTTTAGCGACCAACGCTTTTTCCTTGGCTTTATCTATGGAAGTCATTAATTGGTTATACCCTTGCTGTATTTCATCTTTTAGGTCATCATCTTCCGCTCTACGGAGTGCTTCAGCAAATTCTTTTTCAGTTTCGGTTTCGTATTCAAAACCGTTTTTAGTTAAGTAGGTCACGAAATCTTGAAAATCAGCATCGGTAAATTCAAACGTATTATAATCTTCTAATTGATGTGAATAATAATACTGCGTGGCATAATCAAAAATCGCCATATCTTTTAGCAAAGCCGTCGTAATAGGACTGAATTTTGCCGTTTCCACTTCCACATCGGGCATAATACCACCGCCGTCATAAACCGTTCTACCGCCTTTGGTTTTAAACTCATTGTATTCTTCGGTATCTACCCGAAGTGGGTCGCCATTTTCATCACGATGCCAATAATCCAATGCTTGAATACAGCGGCCGCTTGGCGTATAATACCGTGCAATAGTTACTTTTAGTTGGGTTCCATAGGTTAGCTTTTTAGGGCGTTGTACAAGACCTTTTCCGAAACTACGCGCACCAACTACTACCGCGCGATCTAAGTCTTGCAAACCTCCTGAAACAATCTCACTAGCCGATGCACTACGACCATTGACCAACACGACTACCGGAATCTCTGTATCTACCGGATTAAATTGGGTTTTATAGACTTTGTTGTATTTTTCAATCACCGATTTTGTCGTGGTGATCACTTCACCTTTATCAACAAATAAATTAACTACGTTTATCGCTTCATTTAAGAGTCCGCCAGGGTTTCCGCGCAGGTCTAAAATTAATTTATCGGCGCCTTGTAGTTTTAAATCTTCCAAAGCAGATTTTGTTTCAATAGTTGTTTTTCGATTGAATTTACTCAACACGATATACCCAATATTATCGTCCAATAATTTATAAAATGGAACGGCTTTTATCCCAACCTTTTCACGTTTAAGTGTTGTAGTCTGTGTTTTACCTTGACGTTTATAAGTGATTTCAACCGAACTGCCTTTCGAGCCTTTTAGCAGCTCTCCAGCATCCCCATCAAAACCTGCCACCGGCGTCGTACCGATTTTAATGAGTTCGTCCCCTGCTTTTAACCCAGCTTTGTCGGCTGGATAATTTTGAAAAGGTTCTATAATGGTTATTTTATCTTTTGTGGTTTTAACCGAAGCTCCTATCCCGGTGTAGGTACCCGAATTTTGTATGCGCCCATCTTCTACATCTTGTTCGTTCCAATATACGGTGTAGGGATCCAAGTCTTCCAGCATGCCGGTGATGGCTTTATCCATTAACGTAGCGGGCGTTACCTCGTCCACATAGTTCATATTGAGTTCTTTGTAGAGCGTGGTGAATATTTCTATTTGTTTGGCAATTTCAAAGAAATCGCTTTTAAAACTCACCGTTGTAAACATGATAACCACGGCGATTATTGGAATAAATATTTTCTTTTTCATGGTTATAACAGTTTTTTATTTTTATAATTAATTAAAATTTTTTCTAGATTAGTTTTAAATTCAGAAGCATTAATAAAAAGGCCAGGATCTTTAAACTTAGAATCATTATATTGATTCCCAGATTTCAAAATTGGGCCAAACTCTTTAACACCTAATCCAAAGGTATGAATATATTCTAAACCAGACTTTTCAGGATGCTCAATAAGAATATTTCTTACGTTTCTAATGCCTTTACTTTCAAAAGACTTGCCTAATCCTGCGGAATATCTAATTATATTTCGAAGTCTGAAAGCTTTATAATAAAACATCTCTGCATATAGCTTCGTTTTAAATAACATTTCCTCAAACTTTTTATAGTCCGATATTTCAGAAATTTTATGATAATTTTGAATTAGATATTTTTTACTGTTTATGTTATTTTCTCTAGAATATTCCATCCAATTATTTATTTTGTTGGTTAGAACCTCATTTCGATCGAAAAAAAAATTATTTAATATTGTAGTCTCTTTAATTAGATAGTCAAGCTGTTCTAAAATTTCTAGTCCATCAATTGTATATCCTAAATGAAATCCTTCAATAGGATTTTCTAAATTTTCAGTTTTGTATTTTTCATATAGCTTATATACATAACTGAAATAGAACATTAATAATTTTTTTATAAAGTTTATTTATTTCTTCCTATTCCTCCTAACCAACCAACGCACCACCAACAGCACAATAATAACTACAATAAACAATGGCCAGAGGTATAACAACCCTAAAAAGAACACCGAAACGCCATTCCAACCGCCTTGTAGAGCGTTTTTAATTTTTTGTCCGTAAGAAACGGTTACGCCACTTTCGGCAGTGTATTTGTAAAACTCTAAGTTGATGGTACTAACCGATACCCTGTTTTGAAGGTATTTTAAGCGGCCTTCTTTGGCTTCAATCTCTTCACGGATATTGGAAAGTTCGCGTTCAATTTCGAGCATTTCCTTGACGTTTTTCGCTTTGGAAAGGAGTTCTAAATAACGGTCTTCCAACTTACGTTTGGCTTTTAAACGCGCTTGTAGATCGACAAACTCTTCGGTTACGTCTTGGCGCGAAATATCCCGCTGATCGAAATACTCCACCCCTTCTGAAACCGAATTGATAAACGCTTGAAAGTTTTTGGTGGGCACGCGAACCGTCATATTCCTAAAAATACGGTTGTAGCTTTTCCCGGAATTGTCATTGGCTACAAATCCTTCGTATTGAGACGTTAGTTTGAGTATTTTTTGGTGGGTTTCCTCGGGTGATGGGGTTTCAAAAGCGAGCCGGGCGGTTTTAATGATTTTCTGCTCTTGCTCTTGAGTAACCGTTCTCTTTTGCTGAACCATACTTTCTTCAGAATACGCTTGGTCTTCTAGTACTTCACCAGCAGGAGAAGGCGGAGCAGAAATAGCATTAGAGTTCCCCCCATTTGAACATGCGAGAATAAACGAAAATAAGAATAAGCTAATTGTTTTCATCTTTTAGTTTTTTAAGAAGTGAAATAACCGAAGCTTCAACAGCTTCGTAGGTTGGTTTTTCCCTTCCAAGATACAAAAACAACAGCGCAAATTTCTTGCCGCTTTTTTCTATATACGCTCCTTTGTTGAGTCTATAGGCTTCGCGAAGCTTTCTTTTTATATGGTTTCGGCTTACGGCCAACTTAAAATTTCGTTTGGGAACGGCGAAGGTGGCTTGATTGGTTTCAGCATCTTCCACTTCAACAAAAAACACTTTTACGGGATATTTTTTATAGGATTTCCCTTCAGAAAAAAGCCGGGCTATCATTTTTCGGCTTTTTAGTTTTTCAGTTTTAGGAAAATTTTGACTCATAGCGTAAAGATATAAAAAGACCTCACAAGTTATGTAAACTGTGAGGTCTGTTCTTTAAAAGAGGTTTCAGAATAACTTATTCTACACCCCACGTATTGTTTTCCAAATTGATATCGGCCATAAGGTTTGACGCATCAATCTTCATACTTTTTACTTTTTTACCGTCCGTGATTTCAAATTGGTAGGTAGGATACGCCCACGCCCAATCTGGTAACACACGGGATTTCATATTTGGATATGGAGTTGGTTTTTCAGCACGTGCCATTTGCAACGGAATGTAGAAGTACTCTTCCGTTCCGTCTTCATACGTTACAAATAAATCGATAGGCATTGGCATTAAACCGATACGCTCCAATGTTATAGTTGTTGTGTTTCCAATAGATTCAACACCTTTAATTCCGTAGTCTATAGTGTTTGTAGTTTGAGCAAAATCGGTTAAATACCAATCTAATTCAAAACCAGAAACTTTTTCAGCTACACGTATAAAATCGTTTGGTGTAGGGTGTTTAAACGCCCAATCATCGTAATACTTTTTAAGTGTCTTTGCTAAATTTTCT comes from the Marixanthomonas ophiurae genome and includes:
- a CDS encoding DUF4349 domain-containing protein, with product MKTISLFLFSFILACSNGGNSNAISAPPSPAGEVLEDQAYSEESMVQQKRTVTQEQEQKIIKTARLAFETPSPEETHQKILKLTSQYEGFVANDNSGKSYNRIFRNMTVRVPTKNFQAFINSVSEGVEYFDQRDISRQDVTEEFVDLQARLKAKRKLEDRYLELLSKAKNVKEMLEIERELSNIREEIEAKEGRLKYLQNRVSVSTINLEFYKYTAESGVTVSYGQKIKNALQGGWNGVSVFFLGLLYLWPLFIVVIIVLLVVRWLVRRNRKK
- a CDS encoding ribonuclease P protein component; the encoded protein is MSQNFPKTEKLKSRKMIARLFSEGKSYKKYPVKVFFVEVEDAETNQATFAVPKRNFKLAVSRNHIKRKLREAYRLNKGAYIEKSGKKFALLFLYLGREKPTYEAVEASVISLLKKLKDENN
- a CDS encoding S41 family peptidase; the protein is MKKKIFIPIIAVVIMFTTVSFKSDFFEIAKQIEIFTTLYKELNMNYVDEVTPATLMDKAITGMLEDLDPYTVYWNEQDVEDGRIQNSGTYTGIGASVKTTKDKITIIEPFQNYPADKAGLKAGDELIKIGTTPVAGFDGDAGELLKGSKGSSVEITYKRQGKTQTTTLKREKVGIKAVPFYKLLDDNIGYIVLSKFNRKTTIETKSALEDLKLQGADKLILDLRGNPGGLLNEAINVVNLFVDKGEVITTTKSVIEKYNKVYKTQFNPVDTEIPVVVLVNGRSASASEIVSGGLQDLDRAVVVGARSFGKGLVQRPKKLTYGTQLKVTIARYYTPSGRCIQALDYWHRDENGDPLRVDTEEYNEFKTKGGRTVYDGGGIMPDVEVETAKFSPITTALLKDMAIFDYATQYYYSHQLEDYNTFEFTDADFQDFVTYLTKNGFEYETETEKEFAEALRRAEDDDLKDEIQQGYNQLMTSIDKAKEKALVAKKAEIKSLLSDEILKRYFYRDGMYNYHSNHNPEILEAVSVLSDGNRYEKILK